Proteins from a genomic interval of Gordonia sp. SL306:
- the ehuA gene encoding ectoine/hydroxyectoine ABC transporter ATP-binding protein EhuA, producing MVVFDQVVKKFGDHVVLDHLDFTVQRGERVALIGPSGSGKTTILRLLMTLEPCNDGVIWVEGEPLTHQYKGDKLVKATPKHQRAARSKIGMVFQQFNLFPNMTVLQNITEAPIHVLGKSKGEATSRARELLKTVGLQDKEDAHPTTLSGGQQQRVAIARALAMDPDILLLDEVTSALDPELVADVLGVLRAIAETTDITMLIVTHEMGFARDVADRVLVFDAGKIVEAGSPEAIFTDPQEDRTKSFLKAVLSH from the coding sequence ATGGTGGTGTTCGACCAGGTGGTCAAGAAGTTCGGTGATCACGTCGTGCTCGATCATCTCGACTTCACGGTGCAGCGCGGTGAGCGCGTCGCTTTGATCGGCCCGAGCGGGTCGGGCAAGACGACGATCCTGCGTCTCCTGATGACGCTCGAACCGTGCAATGACGGGGTGATCTGGGTCGAGGGCGAGCCGCTCACGCATCAGTACAAGGGCGACAAGCTGGTGAAGGCGACGCCGAAGCATCAGCGGGCGGCCCGGTCGAAGATCGGCATGGTCTTTCAGCAGTTCAACCTGTTCCCGAACATGACCGTGCTGCAGAACATCACCGAGGCGCCGATACACGTGCTCGGAAAGAGCAAGGGAGAGGCCACTTCCCGGGCCCGCGAGCTGTTGAAAACGGTTGGCCTGCAGGACAAGGAAGACGCCCACCCGACCACGCTCTCCGGCGGACAGCAGCAGCGCGTCGCAATTGCGCGTGCACTGGCGATGGACCCCGACATCCTGCTCCTCGACGAGGTGACCTCCGCGCTCGACCCGGAACTCGTGGCCGATGTCCTCGGCGTTCTCCGTGCGATCGCGGAGACCACCGACATCACCATGCTGATCGTCACTCACGAGATGGGGTTCGCCCGCGACGTGGCCGATCGGGTCCTGGTCTTCGACGCGGGCAAGATCGTGGAGGCGGGTTCGCCCGAGGCCATCTTCACCGATCCGCAGGAAGATCGCACGAAGAGCTTCTTGAAGGCTGTCCTGTCGCACTGA
- the cynS gene encoding cyanase gives MTTPIMPKTDAAELIVAARIRQGLSWSDIAERIDAPVVWTVAALLGQHPVPVDKATIVCELLGLGEGVIESLVRQPTRIADESVATDPTIYRFHEALAVYGPALKELIHEEFGDGIMSAINFKVDFARRADPDGDRVVITFDGKFLDYRW, from the coding sequence ATGACCACTCCGATCATGCCGAAGACCGATGCCGCAGAACTGATCGTCGCCGCCCGCATCCGTCAGGGACTGTCCTGGTCCGACATCGCCGAGCGAATCGACGCCCCGGTCGTCTGGACGGTGGCCGCACTCCTCGGGCAGCATCCGGTGCCGGTGGACAAGGCGACCATCGTCTGCGAACTCCTCGGGCTCGGCGAGGGAGTGATCGAGAGTCTGGTGCGCCAGCCGACCCGGATCGCCGACGAATCGGTCGCGACCGACCCGACCATCTATCGCTTCCACGAGGCGCTCGCCGTCTACGGACCGGCACTCAAGGAGCTGATCCACGAAGAGTTCGGCGACGGGATCATGAGCGCGATCAACTTCAAGGTCGATTTCGCCCGGCGTGCCGATCCGGACGGGGATCGGGTGGTGATCACGTTCGACGGCAAGTTCCTCGACTACCGCTGGTAG
- the ehuC gene encoding ectoine/hydroxyectoine ABC transporter permease subunit EhuC, which produces MGDNFEAFLDAWPRIQEGILTTLYLTLGGAALAFVLALVLGVAAGSRHLVIRGTARVIVEFFRGTSLLVQLFWLFYVLPLFGFQLEPMFCGILALGLNYGAYGAEVVRGSLAAVPAPQREAAVALNFSSWQRLYRIIFPQAWAQMIPPLTNLLIQLLKGSALASFILLQDLTYQIEQLRRGTGDTIFSFGVGLVLYFCIAYVLTLVMNLLEVRAKSRLGVGPSMREVLSLRPEKISESVGVGR; this is translated from the coding sequence GTGGGAGACAACTTCGAAGCCTTCCTGGATGCGTGGCCGCGCATCCAGGAAGGCATTCTCACCACCCTCTACCTGACCCTCGGCGGCGCGGCGCTGGCGTTTGTGCTCGCCCTGGTGCTGGGCGTGGCAGCGGGGTCACGACATCTCGTTATCCGGGGTACCGCCCGCGTGATCGTCGAGTTCTTCAGGGGCACATCGCTCTTGGTGCAGCTGTTCTGGTTGTTTTACGTGTTGCCGCTGTTCGGGTTCCAACTCGAACCGATGTTCTGCGGAATACTGGCATTGGGCCTCAACTACGGCGCCTACGGTGCCGAGGTGGTCCGGGGGTCGTTGGCGGCGGTACCCGCTCCGCAACGGGAAGCCGCCGTGGCCCTGAACTTCTCGTCGTGGCAGCGCTTGTACCGGATCATCTTCCCGCAGGCCTGGGCGCAGATGATCCCGCCGTTGACGAATCTCCTGATCCAGTTGCTCAAGGGGAGTGCGCTTGCGAGTTTCATCCTGCTTCAGGATCTGACCTATCAGATCGAGCAGTTGCGTCGAGGAACGGGCGACACCATCTTCTCTTTCGGGGTCGGCCTCGTGTTGTATTTCTGCATCGCCTACGTGCTGACCCTCGTCATGAACCTGTTGGAAGTCCGCGCCAAGTCGCGACTGGGGGTGGGGCCGTCGATGCGCGAAGTACTGAGCCTACGTCCTGAGAAGATCTCCGAGTCCGTGGGAGTCGGCCGATGA
- a CDS encoding DoxX family protein, which produces MIIAYWIVGAILALFYLYSGGIKVVRSPDQLRPMMGWIDTVPLGFVRIIGVLEVLGALGLILPPATGIAAVLASVSAVALVLLQIGAIALHLRRGEARLIGLNVALVAVAAVLVWLSTVWW; this is translated from the coding sequence GTGATCATTGCCTACTGGATCGTCGGCGCGATCCTTGCGCTGTTCTATCTCTACTCGGGCGGAATCAAGGTGGTGCGATCCCCGGACCAGCTCCGGCCGATGATGGGATGGATCGACACCGTGCCGCTGGGGTTCGTGCGGATCATCGGCGTCCTCGAGGTGCTCGGCGCGCTCGGGCTGATCCTGCCGCCCGCCACGGGCATCGCCGCGGTCCTCGCGTCGGTGTCGGCAGTCGCGCTCGTGCTGCTCCAGATCGGTGCCATCGCACTGCATCTCCGCCGAGGTGAGGCTCGGCTCATCGGCTTGAACGTCGCATTGGTCGCTGTCGCTGCGGTGCTCGTTTGGCTGTCAACCGTGTGGTGGTGA
- a CDS encoding RNA polymerase sigma factor: MSGRTDGAPPSASAIAEARAHAEGAARDSYGRLLALLAAATHDLAGAEDALGDAFERALTRWPADGVPRDPDGWLLTVARNRQRDRWRSAAVRTSVPLDAASLDSAPGGADGPDGRVSPFRDRRLELLLVCAHPEISAAVHAPLMLNTVLGYPANRIGHAFAIPGTTMAARLVRAKRRIGDLGLPFEVPPVDEFADRLAPVLEAIYAAYTIEWPALAHERQALLLGLGEVVAEVASTSAEAHGLVALMELSSARLPARTDDDGRFVPLAEQNPGRWDADLIARAHAHLRTAHGLGRIGRFQLEAAIGAVHCARRPDAAPDWLTLRRLHEALQTLSPTLAGAVALVAVVAETDGAAAALGRLDGVADADRFQPAWVTRAHLLDRLGRDDASTAAFDKAIALTTDPAERAHLEARRATVGSS, from the coding sequence GTGTCTGGTCGGACTGACGGCGCCCCGCCCTCGGCGAGTGCGATCGCCGAGGCGCGGGCGCACGCCGAGGGGGCGGCACGGGATTCCTATGGTCGCCTTCTCGCGTTGTTGGCCGCAGCCACACACGACCTCGCGGGAGCCGAAGACGCGCTCGGTGACGCATTCGAACGGGCCCTGACCCGGTGGCCGGCCGACGGCGTGCCACGCGATCCGGATGGTTGGCTCCTGACGGTCGCCCGCAATCGTCAACGCGACCGGTGGCGTTCGGCTGCGGTAAGGACCTCGGTTCCCCTCGACGCGGCGTCACTCGATTCGGCGCCGGGCGGTGCCGACGGCCCGGACGGGCGGGTGTCACCGTTCCGGGATCGGCGCCTCGAGTTGCTCCTGGTGTGTGCTCACCCCGAGATCAGCGCGGCAGTGCACGCGCCGCTGATGCTCAACACAGTCCTCGGCTACCCGGCCAACCGGATCGGCCACGCGTTCGCGATTCCCGGTACCACGATGGCGGCCCGCCTCGTACGCGCCAAACGACGCATCGGCGACCTCGGGTTGCCGTTCGAGGTTCCCCCGGTGGACGAGTTCGCCGACCGCCTCGCACCTGTCCTCGAGGCGATCTACGCCGCGTACACCATCGAATGGCCTGCCCTGGCGCACGAGCGTCAGGCCCTGCTCCTCGGACTCGGCGAGGTGGTGGCCGAGGTCGCCTCCACAAGCGCCGAGGCGCACGGCCTCGTCGCGCTGATGGAGCTGTCGAGCGCCCGACTACCCGCCCGGACCGATGACGACGGGCGGTTCGTGCCGCTGGCCGAACAGAATCCGGGGCGTTGGGACGCCGATCTCATCGCTCGCGCGCACGCTCACCTGCGCACCGCACACGGTCTCGGCCGGATCGGTCGATTTCAGCTCGAGGCCGCCATCGGTGCCGTCCACTGCGCCCGCCGGCCGGATGCAGCTCCCGATTGGCTCACCCTGCGCCGACTCCACGAGGCGTTGCAGACGCTCTCGCCGACATTGGCGGGCGCGGTGGCGCTCGTGGCGGTGGTGGCCGAGACCGACGGCGCCGCAGCCGCTCTGGGCCGGCTCGACGGTGTGGCCGACGCCGATCGGTTCCAGCCGGCGTGGGTCACGCGAGCGCATCTGCTGGACCGGCTCGGTCGCGATGACGCCTCGACCGCGGCCTTCGACAAGGCGATCGCCCTGACCACCGATCCCGCCGAGAGGGCGCACCTCGAAGCTCGTCGGGCGACGGTCGGGTCAAGCTGA
- a CDS encoding YciI family protein, whose protein sequence is MRYALLINNAEPAPGEVTAEAVDEMKSLIRAYTDALYAAGVLVAAEILASPSATQTVTRREGDLRVQQGPFAETREALAGVFVIDVPDHDAALAWTEKMPATQYAVVEVRRSVLSCVDGVWSD, encoded by the coding sequence ATGCGCTACGCATTGCTGATCAACAACGCCGAGCCCGCTCCGGGTGAGGTCACCGCCGAGGCCGTCGACGAGATGAAGTCGTTGATCCGCGCCTACACCGACGCGTTGTACGCGGCCGGCGTGCTGGTGGCGGCCGAGATCCTCGCCTCGCCCTCCGCCACGCAGACGGTGACCAGGCGCGAGGGGGACCTCCGGGTGCAGCAGGGGCCGTTCGCCGAGACCAGGGAGGCGCTCGCCGGCGTGTTCGTCATCGACGTCCCTGATCACGACGCCGCGCTGGCCTGGACCGAGAAGATGCCCGCCACGCAATACGCGGTCGTGGAGGTCAGGCGGTCCGTCCTCTCCTGTGTCGACGGTGTCTGGTCGGACTGA
- the ehuD gene encoding ectoine/hydroxyectoine ABC transporter permease subunit EhuD: MNVTWSWQRAADCLPVLLEGFKITLLATVLGFLIAAVLGLAIAIVRRAGPRLVTVPVRMISEFIRLTPLVVQLLFAYYLLPQFSALQIGITVLGIHYSTYMAEVYRAGIDGVPKGQWEAAHALSLPMARTWRAVILPQAIRSTTPALGNYAISMFKDTPFLFAITVVEMVTAAQQYGARTFQYLEPITIAGVIFLVASYPTSILIRKVEKSLAY; the protein is encoded by the coding sequence ATGAACGTCACCTGGAGTTGGCAACGCGCAGCAGATTGTCTTCCGGTCCTCTTGGAGGGGTTCAAGATCACCCTGCTGGCAACAGTTCTGGGATTCCTCATTGCGGCTGTCCTGGGGTTGGCGATCGCGATCGTGCGACGCGCCGGGCCGAGATTGGTCACGGTACCGGTGCGCATGATCAGCGAGTTCATCCGGCTGACGCCCCTCGTGGTGCAACTGCTGTTTGCCTATTACCTGCTCCCGCAATTCTCGGCTCTGCAGATCGGCATCACGGTGCTCGGAATCCATTACTCGACGTACATGGCCGAGGTGTACCGCGCCGGCATCGACGGGGTGCCGAAGGGCCAGTGGGAGGCAGCGCATGCGTTGTCCCTTCCCATGGCGAGGACCTGGCGAGCCGTCATCCTCCCACAGGCGATACGCAGCACCACGCCGGCGCTGGGCAACTATGCGATCTCCATGTTCAAGGACACCCCGTTCCTGTTCGCCATCACGGTGGTCGAGATGGTCACCGCGGCGCAGCAGTACGGTGCGCGCACCTTTCAGTATCTGGAACCCATCACGATCGCCGGGGTGATATTCCTGGTCGCGAGCTACCCGACATCGATCCTCATCCGAAAAGTGGAGAAGTCCCTTGCCTACTGA
- the ehuB gene encoding ectoine/hydroxyectoine ABC transporter substrate-binding protein EhuB — translation MTISVLRKSVKRRSATILAVSALVAASLAACSSTDSGGDSNLLESLREKGAVTVGFAGEAPYSFEENGQLTGATVALHREIFHNLGINEVKGVNADFGALIPGLQANRFDVVSAGMSILPERCKQAAFSDPEFNYTTALMVNKGNPKGMTDMQSVASSGARLATMTGAIESDYAKSLGISSMQVATPQDGMDAVTSGRADVFALTGISLNWMKNNNPEAPVDVTPSFVAVIDGKPQVGAGGTVFRTNDKELLDAYNAELKKITSDPQKYLSIVGKFGFTEKELPDPKLTTADLCAGNI, via the coding sequence ATGACAATCTCGGTGTTGAGAAAGTCTGTGAAGCGTAGGTCGGCAACCATATTGGCTGTCAGCGCACTGGTCGCGGCAAGTCTCGCGGCATGTTCGTCCACCGATTCGGGTGGTGATTCGAACCTCTTGGAGTCATTGCGTGAAAAAGGCGCGGTGACTGTGGGTTTCGCCGGTGAGGCGCCGTATTCATTTGAGGAGAACGGGCAGCTGACCGGCGCGACCGTGGCGCTGCACCGGGAAATATTCCACAACCTGGGGATCAATGAGGTCAAAGGCGTGAATGCGGACTTCGGGGCCTTGATCCCAGGCCTGCAGGCCAACCGCTTCGACGTGGTCAGTGCGGGTATGTCGATACTCCCCGAGCGCTGCAAACAGGCCGCGTTCAGCGATCCCGAGTTCAACTACACCACGGCCCTGATGGTGAACAAGGGCAACCCGAAGGGCATGACGGATATGCAGTCGGTGGCGAGCAGCGGTGCTCGACTCGCCACGATGACCGGTGCGATCGAGTCAGACTACGCGAAGAGTCTGGGGATCTCGAGCATGCAGGTGGCCACCCCTCAGGATGGGATGGATGCGGTCACCTCCGGGCGCGCCGACGTGTTCGCGCTGACCGGTATCTCGCTCAACTGGATGAAGAACAACAACCCGGAAGCGCCGGTCGACGTCACGCCGTCGTTCGTCGCCGTCATCGACGGGAAGCCCCAAGTCGGGGCGGGCGGGACCGTCTTCCGCACGAACGACAAGGAATTGCTCGATGCCTACAACGCCGAGCTCAAGAAGATCACATCCGATCCGCAGAAGTACCTCTCGATCGTCGGGAAGTTCGGGTTCACCGAAAAGGAGCTGCCCGATCCGAAGCTGACCACGGCCGATCTGTGTGCGGGAAACATCTGA
- a CDS encoding winged helix-turn-helix transcriptional regulator, whose translation MADDERLCSIRGDLGQAVRGLLDRIADKWALLIIATLHDRQLRFTEVQRLIPGISQRMLSLTLRKLERDGLVARTAYAEVPPRVEYRLTDLADSLLPHAIALANWAAEHNDTIGTNRREYDARRDEEAASRRRRRMP comes from the coding sequence ATGGCCGACGACGAACGCCTCTGTTCGATCCGGGGCGACCTGGGTCAGGCCGTGCGTGGACTGCTCGACCGGATCGCCGACAAATGGGCACTGCTCATCATCGCGACCCTGCACGACCGCCAGTTGAGATTCACCGAGGTGCAGCGGCTGATTCCCGGCATCTCACAACGGATGCTGTCGCTGACCCTGCGAAAGCTGGAACGCGACGGTCTGGTCGCGCGTACGGCATATGCGGAGGTGCCGCCCCGCGTCGAGTACCGACTCACCGACCTCGCGGACTCGCTGCTCCCCCATGCGATTGCGCTGGCCAACTGGGCGGCCGAGCACAACGACACCATCGGCACGAATCGTCGCGAGTACGACGCGCGGCGCGACGAGGAGGCGGCATCGCGCCGGAGACGTCGCATGCCGTGA
- a CDS encoding diacylglycerol/lipid kinase family protein — MKSIPGQSSPASVPGLDRRLSAAIALTGVALMAVVVALFLITRGIDVVIGLLGFGITIAGAWWVITERGVRRLGGAIAVAVGMAVIATALTQALADPATVAVRLLTAGAVLAVATGCARYALAPDLHALDRTRETRRPTNPVLICNPKSGGGKVEQFGIVSAARDLGVEVIVLGPDDDLEQLARDAVARGADCLGMAGGDGSQALVASVAVEHGLPFVCVSAGTRNHFALDLGLDRDDPKAGLMAFRDAVERRVDHATVNGRLFVNNVSLGVYATVVHESSYRAEKAQTFATMLPDLLGRTAEPFDLQFTSPTGDEVDGSFVILVSNNPYTATASLDAAARRVMDTGRLGVIAISTSTGAEAARLLTRSALGLRRTSPFWHEFATEEFEIRSHGGRAFVGIDGEALELTTPLRFRSHPRALRLLVPAGNRAAAARRRARAVDLRSLVDLARGRAPRM; from the coding sequence ATGAAGTCCATCCCCGGGCAGTCGAGCCCTGCCTCGGTGCCGGGGCTCGACCGCCGCCTCAGCGCCGCCATCGCTCTCACCGGTGTCGCCCTGATGGCCGTGGTGGTGGCGCTGTTCCTGATCACCCGAGGGATCGACGTCGTGATCGGACTCCTCGGCTTCGGCATCACCATCGCCGGTGCGTGGTGGGTCATCACGGAGCGGGGCGTACGTCGTCTCGGTGGGGCGATCGCGGTCGCCGTGGGCATGGCCGTCATCGCCACCGCATTGACGCAGGCGCTCGCCGATCCCGCAACGGTGGCGGTTCGACTGCTCACGGCCGGCGCGGTGTTGGCCGTGGCCACCGGGTGTGCACGGTACGCGCTGGCCCCGGATCTGCATGCACTCGATCGGACCAGGGAGACGAGACGCCCGACGAATCCGGTGCTGATCTGCAATCCCAAGTCGGGCGGCGGGAAGGTCGAGCAGTTCGGCATCGTCTCTGCCGCAAGGGATCTGGGAGTCGAAGTGATCGTACTCGGCCCGGACGACGATCTCGAGCAGCTCGCCCGGGACGCCGTGGCGCGCGGTGCCGACTGCCTCGGCATGGCGGGCGGCGACGGATCGCAGGCCCTGGTCGCGTCGGTTGCCGTCGAGCACGGACTGCCGTTCGTCTGCGTCAGCGCGGGCACCCGCAATCACTTCGCCCTCGATCTCGGGCTCGACCGCGACGACCCGAAGGCGGGTCTGATGGCATTCCGCGATGCCGTCGAACGGCGGGTCGACCATGCCACCGTCAATGGTCGTCTGTTCGTCAACAACGTCTCGCTGGGCGTCTATGCAACCGTCGTGCACGAGAGCTCGTATCGGGCGGAGAAAGCCCAGACGTTCGCCACGATGCTGCCCGATCTGCTGGGCCGCACCGCAGAGCCTTTCGACCTCCAGTTCACCTCCCCCACCGGCGACGAGGTCGACGGGTCGTTTGTCATCCTGGTGTCGAACAATCCCTATACCGCAACGGCTTCGCTGGACGCCGCGGCGCGGCGGGTGATGGACACGGGCCGGCTCGGGGTGATCGCGATCTCCACCTCGACCGGGGCCGAGGCCGCCCGACTTCTGACCAGATCCGCGCTCGGGCTGCGCAGGACCAGCCCCTTCTGGCACGAATTCGCGACCGAGGAGTTCGAGATCCGATCGCACGGCGGGCGGGCCTTCGTCGGCATCGACGGCGAAGCGCTGGAACTGACGACACCCTTGCGATTCCGCAGTCATCCGAGGGCGCTGCGTCTCCTGGTCCCCGCCGGCAACCGGGCCGCCGCGGCGCGGCGCCGCGCACGCGCCGTGGACCTGCGGTCGCTGGTCGATCTCGCGAGGGGGCGTGCCCCGCGGATGTGA
- a CDS encoding MFS transporter gives MSSTSTLQSTSPTPEAPDDGYRWVALSNTTAAVFMSALDGSIVIISLPAIFRGIGLDPLASENIGYLLWMIMGYRLVQAVAVTTLGRLGDMFGRVRIYNAGFAVFTVASILLSFDPFHASAAATWLIAWRVLQALGGSMLTGNSAAILTDAFPADRRGFALGLNQVAALAGQLSGLVLGGLLAAWDWRAVFWVNVPVGVFFTLWAYLKLRDSGERHPGRIDWWGNATFAIGLSAVLVAITIGLQPHGGHTMGWTAPTTVALLVSGVVLLVAFFVIEKRVAEPMIELGLFKIRAFAAGNGAALCASLAQGGLQFILIIWLQGIWLPLHGYDYADTPLWAGIFMLPLTLGFFVSGPLTGAMSDRFGARGFSTVGMVLFGSSFVGLLFLPITFSYWAFALLIALNGVGTGMFAAPNTSSIMSSVPARYRGVASGMRATFQNSGTALSIGVFFSLMVVGLSANLPEAMSAGLQQQGVSPGVATDVANLPPVSSLFSAMLGVNPIDHLLAGTGTLDALTATQRDHLTGHSFFPDLLSGPFHDGLVVVFAASIALSICAAVASALRGKPPQRSVASSRE, from the coding sequence GTGAGCTCCACGTCCACACTGCAGTCCACGTCACCGACGCCCGAGGCACCCGACGACGGCTATCGCTGGGTCGCCTTGTCGAACACCACTGCGGCGGTGTTCATGTCGGCGCTCGACGGGTCGATCGTGATCATCTCCCTGCCCGCGATCTTCCGGGGTATCGGCCTGGATCCCCTTGCGTCGGAGAATATCGGGTACTTGCTCTGGATGATCATGGGGTACCGCCTGGTCCAGGCGGTGGCGGTCACCACGCTGGGCAGGCTGGGTGACATGTTCGGCCGGGTGCGGATCTACAACGCGGGCTTCGCGGTGTTCACGGTGGCGTCGATCCTGTTGTCGTTCGACCCTTTTCACGCCTCAGCGGCCGCGACCTGGCTGATCGCCTGGCGCGTCCTCCAGGCCCTGGGCGGGTCGATGCTGACGGGCAACTCGGCGGCCATTCTCACCGACGCCTTCCCGGCCGATCGTCGTGGCTTCGCACTGGGACTCAACCAGGTTGCCGCGCTGGCGGGTCAACTCAGCGGGCTGGTTCTCGGTGGCCTGCTGGCGGCCTGGGACTGGCGTGCCGTGTTCTGGGTGAATGTCCCGGTCGGCGTCTTCTTCACCTTGTGGGCCTATCTCAAACTCCGTGACAGTGGAGAACGGCATCCCGGCCGGATCGATTGGTGGGGCAACGCAACGTTCGCGATCGGATTGTCCGCGGTCCTCGTCGCCATCACGATCGGCCTGCAGCCCCACGGTGGGCACACGATGGGCTGGACCGCCCCGACGACGGTCGCATTGTTGGTGTCCGGGGTGGTGCTGCTGGTTGCGTTCTTCGTCATCGAGAAGCGCGTGGCCGAACCCATGATCGAGCTGGGCCTGTTCAAGATCCGCGCCTTCGCGGCGGGTAACGGGGCAGCTCTCTGCGCCTCGCTGGCGCAGGGCGGCCTGCAGTTCATCCTGATCATCTGGCTGCAGGGGATCTGGTTGCCGCTGCACGGCTACGACTACGCCGACACCCCACTGTGGGCGGGTATCTTCATGCTGCCGTTGACGCTGGGTTTCTTCGTGTCCGGCCCGCTCACCGGTGCGATGTCGGACCGATTCGGCGCGCGCGGATTCTCGACCGTCGGCATGGTGCTGTTCGGATCGAGCTTCGTCGGACTGCTGTTCCTGCCGATCACCTTCTCGTACTGGGCTTTCGCCCTGTTGATCGCGCTGAACGGCGTGGGCACGGGGATGTTCGCCGCGCCCAACACCTCGTCGATCATGAGCAGTGTGCCTGCGCGCTACCGCGGTGTCGCGTCGGGTATGCGCGCCACGTTCCAGAACTCCGGCACGGCGCTGTCGATCGGAGTGTTCTTCTCGCTCATGGTGGTCGGGCTCTCGGCAAACCTGCCCGAGGCGATGTCGGCCGGGCTCCAACAGCAGGGCGTGTCGCCGGGCGTCGCGACCGATGTCGCGAACCTGCCGCCGGTGTCCTCACTGTTCTCGGCCATGCTCGGCGTCAACCCGATCGATCACCTGCTCGCGGGAACGGGAACGCTCGACGCGCTCACGGCCACCCAACGTGATCACCTGACCGGGCACAGCTTCTTCCCGGATCTGCTCTCGGGGCCCTTCCACGACGGCCTCGTGGTGGTCTTCGCCGCCTCGATCGCCCTGTCGATCTGTGCGGCGGTGGCGTCGGCGTTGCGCGGCAAGCCGCCGCAGAGGTCGGTGGCGAGTTCGAGGGAGTGA
- a CDS encoding purine-cytosine permease family protein: protein MTLGAPPEHPDAAAVAPQAGYGKKVLAVEPGGNEPIPLDARHGSPRGLFWTWTAPNLEFATIFVGVISVLYFGLSFWQAVAAMAIGNLLGAVAHFLLSAEGPLHGVPQMVLGRLAFGHRGNVLPATFMAIMCGVGWFATNSVSGAFALSTLFGFTPLLGLVIIVIAQTAFAFFGHNLVQRFERVAAPVLAVVFLIGAVIIFSKSDVSAASADGGFSLGGFLLTVGAAFGYTAGWTPYAADYTRYLPPTVSKLQTGLFASAGLYISCTFLMVVGAASVTIGAPSSDNPTEAFTANLPSVVADLTLLAIAVGAVAANAINVYSGAMAFVTMGFRLPVGIQRALVTVFFGIVGFLVAWWALADAAASYEAFLLLVAYWIGPWLGVVFADRLLRRERPSLALLYDTRYTNWGGVAAFAIGLVTSLLLFCNQERFVGYVVRAVPELGDIGAFVGFVIAFVGYLILARKRVERSQREYA, encoded by the coding sequence ATGACCCTCGGCGCACCCCCTGAACACCCCGACGCGGCTGCCGTCGCACCACAGGCCGGCTATGGCAAGAAGGTTCTCGCCGTCGAGCCGGGCGGCAACGAGCCGATCCCGCTCGATGCGCGGCACGGTTCGCCGCGCGGGCTGTTCTGGACCTGGACCGCGCCCAATCTCGAGTTCGCGACGATCTTCGTCGGCGTCATCTCCGTGCTGTACTTCGGCCTGTCGTTCTGGCAGGCCGTCGCGGCGATGGCGATCGGCAACCTTCTCGGCGCGGTTGCCCACTTCCTGTTGTCGGCGGAGGGGCCGTTGCACGGGGTGCCTCAGATGGTGCTGGGTCGCCTCGCATTCGGCCATCGCGGCAACGTCCTGCCCGCGACGTTCATGGCGATCATGTGCGGTGTCGGCTGGTTCGCCACCAACAGCGTGAGCGGTGCCTTCGCGCTGTCGACACTCTTCGGATTCACGCCGCTGCTCGGTCTGGTGATCATCGTGATCGCCCAGACCGCGTTCGCCTTCTTCGGCCACAATCTCGTGCAGCGATTCGAGCGGGTGGCCGCCCCGGTGCTGGCCGTGGTCTTCCTGATCGGTGCGGTGATCATCTTCAGCAAGTCCGACGTCTCGGCCGCCTCCGCCGACGGCGGGTTCTCGCTCGGTGGCTTCCTGCTGACCGTCGGCGCGGCCTTCGGCTACACGGCGGGCTGGACGCCCTATGCCGCCGACTACACGCGGTACCTGCCGCCCACCGTGTCCAAGCTGCAGACCGGACTGTTCGCGTCTGCGGGCCTGTACATCTCGTGCACGTTCTTGATGGTTGTCGGAGCGGCGTCGGTGACCATCGGCGCACCCTCCTCCGACAATCCGACGGAGGCGTTCACGGCGAACCTCCCGAGCGTCGTCGCCGATCTCACGCTGCTGGCGATCGCCGTCGGCGCCGTCGCGGCGAATGCCATCAACGTCTACTCGGGCGCAATGGCTTTCGTGACGATGGGCTTCCGGCTGCCGGTCGGGATCCAGCGGGCCTTGGTGACGGTGTTCTTCGGCATCGTCGGCTTCCTGGTCGCCTGGTGGGCGCTGGCCGACGCCGCCGCGTCCTATGAGGCGTTCCTGCTGCTGGTCGCCTATTGGATCGGCCCGTGGCTCGGCGTGGTCTTCGCCGATCGGCTGCTCCGGCGGGAACGGCCGTCGCTCGCCCTGCTGTACGACACCCGCTACACCAACTGGGGTGGCGTCGCCGCGTTCGCGATCGGCTTGGTGACATCGCTGCTGTTGTTCTGCAATCAGGAGCGCTTCGTCGGATACGTCGTCCGCGCCGTGCCGGAGCTCGGTGACATCGGGGCGTTCGTCGGTTTCGTCATCGCCTTCGTCGGATACCTGATCCTGGCCCGCAAGCGTGTCGAGCGATCACAGCGCGAATACGCCTGA